One Microplitis demolitor isolate Queensland-Clemson2020A chromosome 2, iyMicDemo2.1a, whole genome shotgun sequence DNA segment encodes these proteins:
- the LOC103579088 gene encoding uncharacterized LOC103579088 encodes MLERLEHIEDFKKCTKTRQFSSIKMNDACYEYKCSNMKNGDQELPTMVKKKTGRPKRNSNSNDEIDKPLNLVVTSKKDDKSETNPQPMLDPTFFIELLTVLRNLHAVSANSYTLVNNLRQIIIDNTATLKDLKQLIVNSRSPNSDIPTTSQSTNIIVEVEEISEKNNSNQKQRDEECNDHSDNETDEVPKKKRSQKRKFVLPPEYDENDSRWTLKHRQMAPGLVELMPHTNVYINAIKLSNCKRLSKDCKSLARLLLVEIFTKSALTICSLTGSRARAYDVEGATIRPGLDETARTVLLTYVEEYGREKGWITLDTQSIQNSIRNKMQEFRFKYG; translated from the exons AAGTGTACGAAGACGCGGcaattttcatcaataaagaTGAATGATGCGTGTTATGAATATAAATGTTCGAATATGAAGAATGGAG ATCAAGAATTACCAacgatggtgaaaaaaaaaacaggcaGACCTAAACGAAACTCGAATTCAAATGATGAGATTGACAAACCTCTGAATTTAGTCGTAACCTCGAAAAAGGATGACAAATCTGAAA CAAATCCTCAACCTATGCTTGACCCCACATTTTTCATAGAACTTCTTACGGTCTTACGGAATCTGCATGCAGTTTCTGCTAACTCATACACCCTGGTAAATAACTTAcgtcaaataataattgataatacaGCAACATTGAAAGATCTAAAACAGTTAATCGTCAATAGCCGTAGTCCAAACAGCGATATTCCGACCACATCTCAATCAACAAACATTATAGTGGAAGTTGAGGAGATATCCGAAAAAAACAACAGCAATCAAAAGCAACGAGATGAGGAATGCAATGACCATAGTGATAATGAGACTGATGAAGTTCCTAAGAAAAAACGTTCTCAAAAgcgaaaatttgttttacctCCAGAATACGATGAAAATGACTCAAGATGGACCTTAAAGCATCGTCAAATGGCTCCGGGACTTGTAGAACTCATGCCCCATACCAATGTCTACATCAATGCCATAAAGCTTAGTAATTGCAAGAGATTGTCAAAAGATTGCAAATCATTGGCTCGATTGTTATTGGTCGAAATTTTCACTAAGAGTGCATTGACCATCTGTTCATTAACCGGGTCAAGAGCTAGAGCTTACGATGTCGAAGGAGCAACTATCAGACCAGGATTAGATGAAACTGCAAGAACAGTGTTGCTCACATATGTTGAAGAGTACGGCCGTGAGAAAGGTTGGATTACATTAGACACTCAATCTATTCAGAACAGTATTCGTAATAAAATGCAAGAGTTTAGATTTAAATATGGATAA
- the LOC103579088 gene encoding uncharacterized LOC103579088 isoform X2, whose amino-acid sequence MNVGTTGTYRRLQDQELPTMVKKKTGRPKRNSNSNDEIDKPLNLVVTSKKDDKSETKKLKRTTLPTPDIETPSKRSKVVEPNESVSDAAEQPSQASECLSETQPSPTREDFPIQNLCSSEVNVDESNDRSCVEEIEPVDDSEQERPSVIQNYSKLTNSLSNPQPMLDPTFFIELLTVLRNLHAVSANSYTLVNNLRQIIIDNTATLKDLKQLIVNSRSPNSDIPTTSQSTNIIVEVEEISEKNNSNQKQRDEECNDHSDNETDEVPKKKRSQKRKFVLPPEYDENDSRWTLKHRQMAPGLVELMPHTNVYINAIKLSNCKRLSKDCKSLARLLLVEIFTKSALTICSLTGSRARAYDVEGATIRPGLDETARTVLLTYVEEYGREKGWITLDTQSIQNSIRNKMQEFRFKYG is encoded by the coding sequence ATCAAGAATTACCAacgatggtgaaaaaaaaaacaggcaGACCTAAACGAAACTCGAATTCAAATGATGAGATTGACAAACCTCTGAATTTAGTCGTAACCTCGAAAAAGGATGACAAATCTGAAACGAAGAAACTAAAACGAACGACGCTGCCTACCCCAGACATAGAAACTCCTTCGAAACGGTCAAAAGTTGTTGAGCCAAATGAATCTGTTAGTGACGCCGCAGAACAGCCGAGTCAAGCATCCGAATGCTTGAGTGAAACTCAACCCTCACCAACTCGTGAAGATTTTCCGATTCAAAATTTGTGTTCATCAGAAGTAAACGTTGACGAATCTAACGACAGAAGTTGTGTTGAAGAAATAGAGCCCGTCGACGACAGTGAGCAGGAGCGACCATCTGTTATTCAGAACTATTCGAAATTAACGAATTCATTGTCAAATCCTCAACCTATGCTTGACCCCACATTTTTCATAGAACTTCTTACGGTCTTACGGAATCTGCATGCAGTTTCTGCTAACTCATACACCCTGGTAAATAACTTAcgtcaaataataattgataatacaGCAACATTGAAAGATCTAAAACAGTTAATCGTCAATAGCCGTAGTCCAAACAGCGATATTCCGACCACATCTCAATCAACAAACATTATAGTGGAAGTTGAGGAGATATCCGAAAAAAACAACAGCAATCAAAAGCAACGAGATGAGGAATGCAATGACCATAGTGATAATGAGACTGATGAAGTTCCTAAGAAAAAACGTTCTCAAAAgcgaaaatttgttttacctCCAGAATACGATGAAAATGACTCAAGATGGACCTTAAAGCATCGTCAAATGGCTCCGGGACTTGTAGAACTCATGCCCCATACCAATGTCTACATCAATGCCATAAAGCTTAGTAATTGCAAGAGATTGTCAAAAGATTGCAAATCATTGGCTCGATTGTTATTGGTCGAAATTTTCACTAAGAGTGCATTGACCATCTGTTCATTAACCGGGTCAAGAGCTAGAGCTTACGATGTCGAAGGAGCAACTATCAGACCAGGATTAGATGAAACTGCAAGAACAGTGTTGCTCACATATGTTGAAGAGTACGGCCGTGAGAAAGGTTGGATTACATTAGACACTCAATCTATTCAGAACAGTATTCGTAATAAAATGCAAGAGTTTAGATTTAAATATGGATAA
- the LOC103579088 gene encoding uncharacterized LOC103579088 isoform X1, with product MLERLEHIEDFKKCTKTRQFSSIKMNDACYEYKCSNMKNGDQELPTMVKKKTGRPKRNSNSNDEIDKPLNLVVTSKKDDKSETKKLKRTTLPTPDIETPSKRSKVVEPNESVSDAAEQPSQASECLSETQPSPTREDFPIQNLCSSEVNVDESNDRSCVEEIEPVDDSEQERPSVIQNYSKLTNSLSNPQPMLDPTFFIELLTVLRNLHAVSANSYTLVNNLRQIIIDNTATLKDLKQLIVNSRSPNSDIPTTSQSTNIIVEVEEISEKNNSNQKQRDEECNDHSDNETDEVPKKKRSQKRKFVLPPEYDENDSRWTLKHRQMAPGLVELMPHTNVYINAIKLSNCKRLSKDCKSLARLLLVEIFTKSALTICSLTGSRARAYDVEGATIRPGLDETARTVLLTYVEEYGREKGWITLDTQSIQNSIRNKMQEFRFKYG from the exons AAGTGTACGAAGACGCGGcaattttcatcaataaagaTGAATGATGCGTGTTATGAATATAAATGTTCGAATATGAAGAATGGAG ATCAAGAATTACCAacgatggtgaaaaaaaaaacaggcaGACCTAAACGAAACTCGAATTCAAATGATGAGATTGACAAACCTCTGAATTTAGTCGTAACCTCGAAAAAGGATGACAAATCTGAAACGAAGAAACTAAAACGAACGACGCTGCCTACCCCAGACATAGAAACTCCTTCGAAACGGTCAAAAGTTGTTGAGCCAAATGAATCTGTTAGTGACGCCGCAGAACAGCCGAGTCAAGCATCCGAATGCTTGAGTGAAACTCAACCCTCACCAACTCGTGAAGATTTTCCGATTCAAAATTTGTGTTCATCAGAAGTAAACGTTGACGAATCTAACGACAGAAGTTGTGTTGAAGAAATAGAGCCCGTCGACGACAGTGAGCAGGAGCGACCATCTGTTATTCAGAACTATTCGAAATTAACGAATTCATTGTCAAATCCTCAACCTATGCTTGACCCCACATTTTTCATAGAACTTCTTACGGTCTTACGGAATCTGCATGCAGTTTCTGCTAACTCATACACCCTGGTAAATAACTTAcgtcaaataataattgataatacaGCAACATTGAAAGATCTAAAACAGTTAATCGTCAATAGCCGTAGTCCAAACAGCGATATTCCGACCACATCTCAATCAACAAACATTATAGTGGAAGTTGAGGAGATATCCGAAAAAAACAACAGCAATCAAAAGCAACGAGATGAGGAATGCAATGACCATAGTGATAATGAGACTGATGAAGTTCCTAAGAAAAAACGTTCTCAAAAgcgaaaatttgttttacctCCAGAATACGATGAAAATGACTCAAGATGGACCTTAAAGCATCGTCAAATGGCTCCGGGACTTGTAGAACTCATGCCCCATACCAATGTCTACATCAATGCCATAAAGCTTAGTAATTGCAAGAGATTGTCAAAAGATTGCAAATCATTGGCTCGATTGTTATTGGTCGAAATTTTCACTAAGAGTGCATTGACCATCTGTTCATTAACCGGGTCAAGAGCTAGAGCTTACGATGTCGAAGGAGCAACTATCAGACCAGGATTAGATGAAACTGCAAGAACAGTGTTGCTCACATATGTTGAAGAGTACGGCCGTGAGAAAGGTTGGATTACATTAGACACTCAATCTATTCAGAACAGTATTCGTAATAAAATGCAAGAGTTTAGATTTAAATATGGATAA